A segment of the Desulfitobacterium dehalogenans ATCC 51507 genome:
CCGAAATCGGAAATCAGGATTGTACTCTGGATATCGCCCTTACAGGGGCACGTTTAATTGAACAAAACCTACGCAATTTAACTATTGAACGCGAGCTAAAGTTCTATAAACAAGGTACTAAGCTGGCCCTTGACCTTTTAAAAGAAGGATTCCTTTCTGTCGACCGGCACGGAATGATTACCCAGATCAATTCCCTGGGTGCTTCCCTCATCGGCTTGAAAAAGGAGGATCTTTTAGGCAGGCATGTTGCCGATGTTTTAGGTGCACCGAAAGGCTGGCTCTTAAATCAGGATATTCTTGATTTAAGGCATAAAGACAGCAAAGGCCATGAAGTAGTGACGCATTTTCAACGAATTTCCGACAACTCGGGAAACTCCTTAGGGGCTGTGGGTGTAATACAAATTCATGAGCAGAAAATGGATGGTTTGGGCTGGGTGGGTAGAACAAGTCTTAAATCACAAGTAATTTTAGAAAAAGCACACAAAGCAGCTCAAACTAATTTCTCTGTCCTCCTTCAAGGACAGACGGGTACGGGAAAAGAGATTATAGCCCGCATGATTCATGAATTAAGTTTGCGCAGGAACGGACCTTTCATTGCTCTTAACTGCGCAGCCATTCCCAGTACTCTTCTGGAAAGCGAATTGTTTGGCTACGCAGACGGCGCTTTTACAGGCGCCCGTCGCGGCGGACAACCGGGAAAATTTGAACTTGCTCATGAAGGGACCATTTTCCTGGATGAGATTGGTGATATGCCACTTAATGCGCAAGTTGCTCTTTTGCGTCTGCTTCAGGAAAAATCACTTACCCGAATCGGAGGCAAAACCATTCAGAAAATTGATGTTCGCGTTATAACCGCTTCTCACAAAGATTTAAAGGCTCTGGTTGATGCCAATGCCTTTCGCCATGATTTATTCTATCGGCTTAAAGTGGTGTCTATCGATTTACCGCCTCTGGTCCAGCGGCTTGAAGATTTGCCCGAGCTGGTCACTCATTTTATACATAAAGCCTGTGCTGCCATTGGTCGGCCCATTATCGAAATCGATGACCAAATCCATCCCTATTTTTATTCCTATAGCTGGCCCGGAAATGTTCGCGAATTGGAAAATTGCATTGCCGGGATGGTTGCCATGTGTACTGACTCGATGCTCACAGTCGATGATTTACCCAAGGAAGTAAGAGAATCTTTGAGTGAGAAAGATGGTTCAGAACCTATATCTATGCTTGCTCACCAAACTCGTCAAATGATTCTTCAAGCCCTGATTGAAACTGACGGAAAAATTCTGCCTGCTTCCCGGCTCTTAGGGATTAGCCGTACTACCTTATACCGAAAAATGAAAGAGTTTAATATTAGCGTACCGAAAACTTAACCAGGAATGATAACCTTAAAAATATAAGGGGCTGCGTGAAAATTTAAGATTTTACGCAGCCCCTTCTTAAATCATTTTAAACTCCAAATCTACACTATTTATCACTGTTCTTTCTGCAAGTCTGTTACTTATCCTTAAAACTATATATAATATGAAAGTAGATCCTGTTTTTTTACTCAGTGCCAAAGGGCATACAAAAAACGCTTGTTCCCCAAGGAAGGTGGTAAACAGCTTGAAGGTTCAGACTACTCATGGTAAAAATAATATTTGGCTTACCTTAATTCTTATCATTTCTACTTTACTGATTGTCCTCTTTTTCTATCTCGACCGCAGAAATGAACTCTCTACCCTGATCCAATCCTGGGGACCCGGCGGTATTGTCCTTGCCATTCTGATTATGGGAGCACTTTGTATGACCCCCATACCTTCCGAGGGATTTTTTATTCTCTTGCTTAAGATCTTCGGTGTGTTCTGGGGAGCCCTTTATTCCTGGATAGGATATACCTTAAGTACCTTTATCCTCTACTATCTTGCTCATTATTACTTGAAAGATTTCTTCCAGAAGATATTTTCTCCACAACTTTTTGAAGCGGTAGATCATTGGATTGACAGTAAGGGGACCTTAGGGCTATTTATTGCCCGTCTTATTCCTTTTCCCGCCCACGCAGTGGGCTATATCGCTGGTGTTATGCCGTCGGTAAAACTATGGCCCTATGTCTGGACGGGTGCCGTAACCATTATCCCCTATTATTTAGGGACCGCCCTCATCTATTTGGGTTTGATCAATTCAACCTCCCTTTGGCTTTTAATCGGCGCCGCTGCACTTATCATCCTCTGGGGACTCAGCTATCTGTTTAGGCGACAAAGCAGCACATATTACGGAGAAAAATAAACCTCATCCATAAAAGTTTCTAGGAGTAAAAGCAAAAGGCCGTCATAACAGACGGTCTTTTACCATAGTCAGGGGGGCGTCAGACTGTGTCCGGCAACTATCTTCCCGGGAGTAAAGTTAACACCTTATTTTCAGTATCAATCCCATCAATTTTTGCCATATAGCCTTTTTTCTCCGCTTCAATTTCTCTTTCCCTGGCAAGCCTAACCACCTTTTCTTTTGCATCAAACACCCTGGCGCTGGCGGGGCAAATAGAGACACAGGCCGGGGATAAACCGGAACTTATGCGCTCTTTACACAGACTGCATTTACCAACAATGCCGTTATTCATGATTCTCATGGCTGCGTAAGAACAAACCGATGCACATACCTGACAGCCAATGCATAACAATTCATTATGAACTACGACACCGTCATCAGAGCGTTTAATTGCTCCCACCGGGCAAACCGCTGCGCATTGTGGCTCACTGCAATGACGGCAGGACACATGGGCATAATACCTTACATAGTGGTTATTTAGAAATTCGACCGGAATCATTTTCAGGTAGTTATTACCTGGAGCAAGACCATTCTCCTGCTTGCATGCTGCCAAACATGCTTTGCATCCAATACAAGTCGTGCTATCGATTAACATTGCCATGTCGCTCATTTTTCACATCCCCCTTCGGGATAAGCCCTGCATAATATGTTTTTATGAGGGAAATTCCCTCCGGGCTGATCTAGTACGCTGGGCAATAGTGTATTGATCGGGTCTAAGTTATATCTTTTGCCAAAGTAGGGTTGAGTAAAGAAATGATTTTGAGGCACGGAGTAAGTTAACTTAACAGGTAAGGAAATTGCCCCTGTCGGTGTTTCAATTCGGATAGTCTCGTCATCCTTAATGCCAATCTTAACTGCCGTCTGGGGATGAATCTCAACATAGGGCTTTTCGAATTCTCGTGCCAATTTGCTGTATTGACATTGTGTATGATAATGGGCTGCCACCTTAACAGAGCTAACAAAATAAGGATAATCTTCACGGCTCACCGATTCATTGCCCGGGGATTCAAGAGGATCTCTGTATTTGAGCACAATCCCTTTTTCTCTTAATAATTCAACCTTCTTAGAAGAGGTATTGAATCCCTTGCTATACAGTCTGTGATTTTCTTCTCCCCCTTCAGGGTAAGGATAATGAACACCACCGGGCTTTTCGGTCATTTTTTCAACTGTAATGGCACTAATACTCCCAATAAGCTTCCGTTCTACATCCCAGGCTTCTTCGGGTGTATCGGGGAAATACTCTGAAGGAAGTCCCATTTTTTCCGCAATTAATTTAAATACTTCGGCAGCCGGTTTTGCTTCGCCATAAGGCTCGACTGCTTTATCTCGCCATTGCATGACTCTGTGAATTCCCGGTTGCATACCTGCTTCTTCCAGCCAATGAGTTGCCGGTAAGACAATATGGGCTAAACTGGCAGAGTCATCAAGGGTTAAGGTGTGAGATACAACCAATTCAAGATTACCTATGGCTTTTTTCATGCGGCTACTCTCAGGCCAGTTAGCACAAGGGTTACCCGCAATATACATCATTTTTATTTGGCCGCTCTCCATACCCTCAATGACCTTGTCAGCCGGAAGCTTGAAGCTTGGCTTTACGACATGTTCAGGCTTAATCAAATTAGCCGGCTGCCCATACCCGTTGAGATGGGAAACTACTCCCGAACCCGGCTTGCCAACATTGCCGAGAATGGCCATTAAGGATTCAAAGGCCATTAAGGCGTGCTCGGCATTATTTACACAAACAATTCCCCGTCCCGGCCACATGATGGCAGGTTTTTGTGTTCCCAGCTCATGAGCTAAGTCTTCAATGACCTTTTGTGGTATCCCTGTTATCTTTGCTGCCTTCTCCGCTGTGAAATCCTTAACAGCTTCAGCCAGTTCCTCAAAGCCATTCACATTAATATGAACAAATTCTTCGTCATAGTGCTTATTCTTGATGACCAGGTGCAAAAGGGCCATGCCTAAAGCACCATCAGTTCCCGGGTTAATTTGAATAAATTGATCACTTAGTTGAGCTGTTTCAGTATAACGGGTATCGATGGTAATTATTTTGGCGCCATGTTTTTGACCTTCCTGCAGCCAATGAAATTGGCCAGCTTTCGTTTGCGCACAGTTATTGCCAATGTTTAAGACAATCTTTGCGTAAATGACATCATGAAGAGGAGCCGTAGCCGCTGCCTTGCCGAACATTTCTTTTCTGACTTTTTCCTCTGAGCTGAAACAAATGGGTCCGGTGCCATAGTTGGCAAAACCGGCTATTTCGCTAAAGATCTTTAAGGCAAACTTGCTAAAGGATCCTCCAATTTTAGAGGTCATGCCGATAATAGAACCTGTGCCGAAGTTGTCTGAGAGCTCCTTATACTTCTTAGCTATGGTATCGATAGCTTCCTCCCAGCTAATCCGAACAAATTCACCATTAACCTTCTTCATAGGGTATTGAACTCGTTCCGGACCATGCAAGTTTTCAATAATTTCTATGGGTTTAGGGCATATTTTGCCTTTATTATAGGGATTATCCGGATCACCATAAATAGCTTCCACATTTCCATGAGAGCCTATCTGAACTTTAAGACCACACCCACCGTTACAAAGGCAACAAATTGAGGTTTTGACCTTGTCACTGTTAGGCATAGGGGTTCTATTTCTATGAAGCCCCTGGACTCTAACATATGCCATAGAAATTTCCCCCTTTTGCTTCTGCTAAACTATACCCCTGAAACCGAACAGGATGATTGAGCCAATAGTTTAAGGTATCCAAGCTTACTTTGGTTTTTTGCTTGATCATTGAGGTTAGAATGCCGGCACCATCAATATCGCCCACCATGATCATGCCAACCAAAATGTCATCTTTAACAATAAACTTCCGATAACGTTTGGTTACTTTATCATAAGTGCTCAACTCTTTTCCTTCTCCGGTGGGCAGATAGGGAATTCCCGCCGAAACGACGCCAACGCCGCAAAACACTGCCGAATTAGAGCCAACGGCTCCTTCGTAAACTCTCTCGACTCCAGCCATATTACTTCCGGCAACGGTTCCTTGTGCTGTCGCCACAGGCCAGATGGAAATAACTCGTTTTTCATCCCAAACAGCATGATAAGCTTCGGCAACATCTCCCGCTGCATAGATATCGGGAACTGTCGTTTGCATATGCTTATCTACTATAATCCCGTTATTAACCTTTACACCGGTGTTTTTTACCAGATCAACATTGGGGCTAACTCCGGCAGCCATTAAAACCAATTGACAAGGAATTTCCCTTCCGGAGCTTAGACTAACTCCTTCTACTTTGTTTTCGCCCAAAATCTTGCTTAATTTCGTGTTGTAGATGATTTCATACCCATCCTTCTCTAATAACTCGGTTATAATTTGCCCTGTATGAGGATCAACCGATCTGGACATGATCCGGGAATTAACGATGATTGAAACCTTAATGCCGAGTTCATGAAGTCCATGGGCCCCCTTAAGTCCTACTAATCCAGCCCCCATGACCACCGCTTCCTTGACATGTGGAGCAAAATCCATGATCTTACGTGCATCTGCCAGAGTACGAAGCTCGAATACTCCTTCCAAATCAAGTCCTTCTACCGGTAAGGAGTAGGGAGAAGCACCTGTGGCAATTAAGAGCTTATCATAGCTGATAACTTCCCCTGATTGTAATGTGACGCTTTTCTCTGCATCATTCAGTTGTTCAACCTTTTGCGGAATGAAGTCGATGCCTGTTTCGGCATAGAAATTGGCATCCCGAATATAAATGCGCTCTTTATCGATTTCTTTCCCGATATAATAGGAGGTTAAGCAGCGTGAATAAGGTCGATTGTCTTCTTCGGAGATCATCGTTATTTTCCCCCATGGATCGAGTCCGCGGATCGTCTCGGCTGCGAAAATTCCCGCTGCGCTGTTGCCAATAATCACATAATGCATATTAGATCACCTTCAATTTCTTCTTCATACTCCGCAGAAGTACCAAAGAGGAGCGCCTTCCTCGAACAAGCTAAAACACAAGGTGGTTGTTCTTCATCCAGGCATAATTGACACTTTCCGGCTTTACCAGTTGTTTCTTGAGGAGCGATTGCGGCAAAAGGGCAAACCATAACACACATATAGCACCCCACACATTGCTCTGCATCATGTATGACATTTCCTTCATCGGAATACCTCAGGGCACCCGCCATACAAGCTTCCACACAGGAAGCATGAACACAGTTTTGACAAATAGATACTGAATAACGACCATCTAATCCTGATAGTCTAATATGTGGTTTTGCTAAAGGTATCTCAACTTTAGAGTTAAATAAGCTCTGGGTTTTGGAGTGCTTTTCACGGCAAACTTGCTCACAAGCTAAGCATCCGTCACATCGTTGGGGTTGAAAATAGATTTTGCGCATGAGCGTCTCCTTCCTAATTAGTGTTCTGCGAAACGGCTTGTCTTGGTGAATCAAATTGATCATTAAATATAAATGCGCTATTGCTAAACATTTCTTTAACTTTGCTTATATCGTAATCCAGAAAATATTTTGCTCTTTTTAAAGCCTCATTGGATGATGCGAATAAATCTTCTTGAGAAATAAAAATGTTTTCCTCACCTATTTCCTGGGCAAGCTTCGATTCTGTCAGCAATTTATCCACACTTGAACTCACACCGGATATGATGACTTTCCCGCCTGTTTCTTTTATCTTTTGGACAAACAGTTTCATGGTATCCAGGGAGGTTACATCGATGCTATTCACTCTTTTCATGCGAATGATAACAATACTGGCTTTGCCAACAAGTAAATCCAGCTTCTTTTCCAGCTCATCCGCACAACCAAAGTAAAGATTGCCTTGAATATGCACAATAAGTGTATCTACTTTTGCTTCAACAGATTGTATCTCTTTTTCGATGAAGGTATTCTCTTTTCCCTGAGCAGGGGTAAGGATCTTGATATGAACTTTGCTCCCTTCCCTAAGATAGATCATAATTGAGACAGCAATCCCTAAATAAACCGCTGTATCCAAGTGAGGTAATACTACTGCCGCAACGGCTGTCGTACCCATGACTAAGGCATCTGCTTTATTTAATTTAAATATTCTTTTGATTTCGGCCCTATTGACCATATTATAGGCAATGTTTAAAATCACGCCGGCTAAACTCGCCATGGGAATATACTTGGCATAAGATCCTAGAAAAAGAAGCACGATGGCCACAAAAACTCCCGAAAGAATGCCGGCTATACGTGTGGCGGCGCCGCTTTGGAAGTTGATAGCAGAGCGGCTGAACGATCCGGTCCCCGGAAAACATTGAAAGAAGGGAGCGACCACATTGGTGATTCCTTGTCCCATGATCTCCTGATTGGCATCAATTTTTTGTCTGGATTGGGAGGCAATTGCCTTGGAGATTGAAATAGCCTCTACCAAAGCAATAATGGCAATTGCGATAGCGCCGCTCATTAATTCACCGGCAAGTCCAAAGTCAAAGCTTATCATTTTAAAAGGAGGCAACTGAGATGGAATAGTTCCGGTGAGCTTTACCCCAAATTGCTCCATAGAAAATACTACTACCAAAACGGACGAGAGGCAGACTCCCAGTAAGGCACCAGGCAGGTTTTTGTTAATCCTTTTACAAATCACGATTACAAGAATAGAGAGTAAGCCTAACCCCAGTGCGTAATAATTAACCTTTTCTAAATGAGTCACTAAATAAAGCAATTTATTGAGGGTAGACATTTCCGATGAGTTAGGGATTGAAATACCAAGAAATGAGTTCAATTGGCCTAATCCGATCAGTACGGCTGCACCGGCGGTAAAACCAACAATCACCGAATGGGAGACAAAATTAATTAACTTACCAAGTTTTAATATTCCAAAAAGCAATTGCAACGCACCAACCAAAAAGGTCAAGAGAAAGAGTATCTCATAAGCGTTTTCCAATGCCATATGATTTTTCATACTACTCGCTACCAGGAGGGCAATAGCATTGGTTGGCCCTCCAATTAAGTGGTTGGAGCTGGAAAAAAGCGAGCATAAAATTGTTGACACAATTGCCGTATAAAGACCATAGACCGGGTTGACTCCTGCTATGAGTGCATAAGCCATAGATTGGGGAACAGCAATCACTGCTACGGTCAATGCGGCAGTTATATCTTTTTTGATATACTCTTTCTTATACGTTCTAAGAGTATCAATCAATGGGAAGTGTTTCTCAAATACTGCTGTATTCATACCCTTTACCTTTCTTTCGTTAAAAAAGTAATCTGATTGAGGATTTCGATTGGATAGAAGCGGGACATAGCTTTATAACTGATTCTGTGCATAGTCCCGCCTTGATTTTGTTTTTACTCAGCTCCCATAGCCACCTGAGCAAATATCTCATCATCTCTTTCTCTGTATCCCCTGCCAAGTTCTTTGTTAATCTGCTGAACTTCATGCTTAAAGCTGATTTCCTGCAGAGCGATCGCTGGAAGTTCCCTGGTCTCTGCTTCAGATTGAATGATCCTGCCCACAGGAACTGAACTATCATCAGGCAGCTCTACATTTAGGACCATTGCACCATGAGATACAAATGAATTTTTACCGAGTTTAGCATTGTGAACTATCGCTCTAAAACCCACAAATGTTTCCCTGCCAATAAGGGCCGGTCCGTGTACCAAGGCACAATGAGCTATGCTGCAGCCCTGACCAATCTCAATAGATCCACCCTTCAGGCAGTGCATAATCACCCCGTCTTGAATATTGGCTCCTGCACCAATGATAATAGTTAATCCCTCATCCGCCCGAAGCACTACATTGGGGCAAATCATTACATTCTCACAGACTCTGACATCACCGATCAATACAGCCGTCGGATGAACATAGGCTGTATGATGAACTTTAGGGTGCTTTGAAGTCCTATTCCACGATGTCTTTGGAGAATTCTCTAATATCATTACTACAGGCCCTCCTCGAATATCCACTGATGCTCTGTGATTCACTTACACCCCAATACGCTAAAATTACCACTATCACAAATAATTAGACTAAATATCTTTAGATATGAATACCAAATACCGGCAAGAAATATTTCAAACCAATATAGAATAAAAGAACACCTAAGAGCATTTTCATATAACGGGCATTGATATACTTTGATACTCTGGCCGCTACAACTGTTCCGATCGCAACACCAACTAATTCAAAGGCCAAAAAGGTAAGGTCTAAGGAACTTCCCATAGAAAGGTAGTTTAGAATACTGGTTGATGAAGATACCAATATGGATAAGGCTGAGGTTCCGGCTACAATATACATTGGGAATCCAAGTATGCTGGTCATGAAAGGAACAAGTAAGAATCCGCCGCCTACTCCCAAAGAAGCAGACAGAATGGCAACTAATAGCCCCGCAATAAATACAACAATGGCATTATACGTGAATTCTTCGCCTGAAAAAGTAAAGCTGTTCTTGATACCGGTTTTTTGGAACCTAACACCGATTTCCTTGATCTCGTTTAATTTTCCTTGTTCACCGAGTTCCTTAACCTTTTTAGCAAAGTTGTCATTGGCTTGCTTTACTTTCTTTTGGCTATTTATAAATCTATTTGTACATTCATAAGCAATTCGAAATGAAATACCCAAAGTTACCAGTCCAAAAAAAGGCTGAAAGACATTCATATCTTTTAATAAAGAGTGAGAGAGAGAAGATCCTATCATCGCACCAATGATTCCACCCAAACCCAAAACGATTGCGGTCGGAATAACAACTCTGCGTTCTCTAAAATAGAGAGGGGTACCTACTATAGGGGTGACAAGGGTCAAAATTTGATTCATAGGCTTTACCATATTGGCATTTTTAAGTCCGAAAATACTCATATGCCCTACACCTGCCAGGATACCTCCTGCTGCTCCAACGGATGTAAATACATATCCGATAAAAACCCCCCAAAGGACTAAAAAAATGGGATTTGCATCAACGCCGGCTAATGGAAAATGCATACTATTCTCCTCCTACTTTTTTATTTTTCAGTTATTAACCTGAAAATTATCCCGTGCTACTTTAGCGAGTATGGTCATAATCAGTCTGGCAAGCGGTTTTTAATACTAAATGAAATAAAAAGTACATACTTAGATAAGCGAATACCGTACTTACTTGCCAGTTAAAAAGAGGAATAGTGATCGTTTCGAATTTTAAACTAATCAAACATGCCAGGACGAGATGGGGAGAAAACTTATAAAGCGAGTCGACTCCCAGAGCTGTCAGGTACTCAAAAAATACTTCTCTCATTTCTGCCTGGATTGACTTAAAAGCTGCTGCATCTTTAATATCCACCGCGACTTTTAAAAGTTCATCCAATTCCTGATACCTTTTCTTGTGCTGCTGAATTTTTTGGGAGTGAGGATCTTTGAGGAAATTCAGAAGTTTAGAAATATGCATCAATGTCAAGACCCTTTCTTAAAGTTGAATTGATTACAGCCCGGTCCTTGTTCCTGTTCCCCCTTTCACTTTTATTAGGCTATAAAAGAAATTTATCATAACTATAAAAAAATGCATGCTAAGAAAATGACAACATTTATGTCATTTATTTAACACTTTTTATGTCAGGAAAATGACATAACGATCTTGCCAAATAAAAAAGATGCCTCCTGATTTAGTCCTTACACTGACTAACCGGAGACATCCTTCTCTAATATTTAAGTTAAACTATCCAATTATTTAGTTTTTCAAAGTCCACTATATATAATTCCTTATCCTCAATAGCTATACTATTCTCATCCTTAAAGACATTCAGCAGCGAAGTAACATTCTGTCTGGAGGTACCTATCATGTAGGCAATCTCCTCATGAGTTAACCGAAAGTTTATTTTCGTACCTTTAGGAGTATCGACCCCCATTCGTTTAGCCATTTTTACTAAAAACATCGCTAGTCTCCCAGGTACTTGAAAACAAGCCATTTCTTCGATTATTTGTTCTGCCTCTCGCATTCTGATCGCAAGAGTTATTGAAGCTTTAATCGCAATTGACGGATATTTCACAAGTAAGTCCATAAATTGGCGATGCCGTACTACTACTAATGTAACCTTGTTAATGGCACTTGCAAAACAAGTCCGATCCCCTCTATATAGCGTCTCCGCAAGCCCCATTAGTTGTCCCGATGATCTTATACTTCCAACAGTAACCTTTTTACCATATGGGGATACCCGGAATATCCTTACATAGCCTTCCTTGATATAGTAGACACGATCAGCCGTATCACTTTCAGAAAAAATTACTTGTCCTCGGTGATAATGCACGATAGTTCCAAATTGCAAAATAAAACTTTCTTCTTCTTTACTTAACAATGTTTTAGCAAAGTTAGCATTTTCTATCATAGGCTTTACCTCATGCTTTACAAACTTGGCATTAAAACTCATTGTATCATCCATCACGATTCTATCACGATTCACTGATAACTACTATATTTGCCAACATTCATTTTTTAAATGATGGAGATAGTGTTTGTTTATATTGATTCTAAATGATCACCATTCAGGCAGGAAGGCCTGTCGCCAAACGTTCG
Coding sequences within it:
- a CDS encoding Crp/Fnr family transcriptional regulator; the protein is MIENANFAKTLLSKEEESFILQFGTIVHYHRGQVIFSESDTADRVYYIKEGYVRIFRVSPYGKKVTVGSIRSSGQLMGLAETLYRGDRTCFASAINKVTLVVVRHRQFMDLLVKYPSIAIKASITLAIRMREAEQIIEEMACFQVPGRLAMFLVKMAKRMGVDTPKGTKINFRLTHEEIAYMIGTSRQNVTSLLNVFKDENSIAIEDKELYIVDFEKLNNWIV